From Xyrauchen texanus isolate HMW12.3.18 chromosome 9, RBS_HiC_50CHRs, whole genome shotgun sequence, the proteins below share one genomic window:
- the LOC127649487 gene encoding phakinin-like translates to MPLPRRRSSFLGQTAVERTGSVGRMSTAGTAAPRGVFVGMIPTGGASSLGARVSRRALGISSVFFQGLRSTSVPMVTQHGDRGHPFGFDSLNTCLLEYRDKVHALEQLNLQLEDQIRHCLDRKASSAGTWSGLKQDWEDVYIQVSETILDNARLMLQTENVQANAEDFKDRYENEQPYHKTVEEEINALYKVIDDANLTRMDLENQIESVKNELMDVEQSHIEDVKVLYKQMARCEVDEPDAPMETSLDQILAFIRFHWESVVEKNRAETDAHLECKQADSVNSKLSREEEELKCLKTECNGAGCKIQSLQAETESIRALKRGLENALNDAKHWHDIELQNLRSVIAKLEAELTEVRGDIEQQQHDHETLLNNKMKLELEIGTYHGILDGEESRFYSSAFPSGSSVPEGRIQPSTSGPQAEGSNAPGALEEQRSV, encoded by the exons ATGCCTCTGCCACGACGTCGATCCTCATTCCTGGGCCAAACTGCTGTCGAGCGAACAGGCAGTGTGGGCCGTATGAGTACGGCAGGGACCGCTGCACCTCGGGGAGTGTTTGTAGGCATGATTCCCACTGGAGGTGCAAGCAGCCTGGGTGCACGTGTTTCCCGCAGAGCTCTGGGCATCAGCAGCGTGTTCTTTCAGGGACTTAGGAGCACCAGTGTCCCTATGGTGACCCAGCATGGAGACCGAGGCCACCCGTTTGGTTTTGATAGCCTCAACACCTGCTTGCTGGAGTACCGTGACAAAGTTCATGCTCTGGAGCAGCTTAACCTACAGCTTGAGGACCAGATCAGACACTGTCTTGATCGTAAAGCCTCTAGTGCTGGAACATGGAGTGGCCTGAAGCAAGACTGGGAGGATGTCTATATACAG GTGAGTGAGACCATCTTGGACAATGCTCGTCTTATGCTCCAGACTGAAAATGTTCAAGCAAATGCAGAGGACTTCAAGGACAG GTATGAGAATGAACAGCCATACCACAAGACAGTAGAGGAGGAGATAAACGCACTGTACAAGGTCATCGATGATGCAAACCTGACAAGGATGGACCTGGAGAACCAGATTGAAAGCGTGAAGAATGAACTTATGGATGTGGAGCAAAGTCACATAGAG GATGTTAAAGTGCTTTACAAGCAGATGGCTAGGTGTGAGGTGGATGAACCGGATGCTCCCATGGAGACCAGTCTGGACCAGATTCTAGCTTTCATCCGCTTTCACTGGGAAAGTGTTGTTGAGAAGAACCGTGCTGAGACTGATGCTCACCTTGAGTGCAAG caGGCTGACAGTGTGAACAGTAAGCTCAGTCGAGAGGAGGAAGAACTCAAGTGCCTGAAGACAGAGTGCAATGGAGCGGGGTGCAAGATTCAGAGTTTACAGGCTGAGACCGAGTCTATTAGAGCTTTG AAACGAGGCCTGGAGAATGCCCTTAATGATGCCAAGCACTGGCACGACATTGAGCTGCAAAATCTCAGATCTGTTATTGCGAAGCTGGAGGCAGAGCTCACAGAAGTCCGCGGGGACATTGAGCAGCAACAACATGACCATGAAACTTTACTCAACAACAAGATGAAGCTGGAGCTGGAAATCGGAACGTATCATGGAATCCTGGATGGAGAAGAGAGCAGATTCTACTCCTCAGC GTTCCCAAGTGGTTCTTCAGTACCTGAGGGACGAATTCAGCCTTCCACCTCTGGACCACAGGCTGAAG GTTCTAATGCTCCAGGTGCTCTAGAAGAACAAAGGAGTGTATAA